One region of Sediminispirochaeta bajacaliforniensis DSM 16054 genomic DNA includes:
- a CDS encoding flavodoxin family protein, with translation MKILTILGSPKKNGKTAFVLDLFEEKIRQKGISVKRINIIDYNIGGCKGCMACVQKKNEPGCIQKDDVPALFKELIRADMIMYASPLYGWDVSSQMKTFFDRHFCLVKDYKTPEHVSLLENKDILTLTTCMGEKVGNTDLVSIFYDRFAGMLGCRSLKQFVVTQSFNPDFSERAEEVAQRMANEII, from the coding sequence ATGAAGATTCTGACTATTCTGGGCAGTCCGAAAAAAAACGGTAAAACAGCTTTTGTGCTGGATCTTTTTGAAGAAAAAATCAGGCAAAAAGGAATCTCAGTAAAAAGAATTAATATAATCGATTACAATATCGGCGGATGCAAGGGATGTATGGCTTGTGTACAAAAAAAGAATGAGCCGGGCTGTATCCAGAAAGATGATGTACCGGCTCTCTTTAAAGAACTGATACGTGCTGATATGATAATGTATGCTTCACCACTTTACGGATGGGATGTAAGCAGTCAAATGAAAACCTTTTTTGACAGACATTTCTGTCTTGTAAAAGATTATAAAACCCCTGAACATGTTTCTTTGCTTGAAAATAAAGATATTCTTACGCTTACGACCTGTATGGGAGAAAAAGTTGGGAACACAGATCTGGTATCTATTTTCTACGATAGGTTCGCAGGCATGCTTGGTTGCCGAAGCCTTAAACAATTTGTAGTTACTCAGTCGTTTAATCCTGATTTCTCTGAAAGAGCAGAAGAAGTTGCTCAGAGAATGGCTAATGAAATTATCTGA